A single genomic interval of Canis lupus dingo isolate Sandy chromosome 6, ASM325472v2, whole genome shotgun sequence harbors:
- the LOC112646273 gene encoding LOW QUALITY PROTEIN: synaptosomal-associated protein 23-like (The sequence of the model RefSeq protein was modified relative to this genomic sequence to represent the inferred CDS: inserted 1 base in 1 codon), with product MDNLSPEEIQLRAHQVTDESLESTRRILGLAIXEQLNRIEEGMDQINKDMREAEKTLTELNKCCGLCVCPCNRTKNFESSKAYKATWGDGEDNSPSNVVSKQPGRVTNGQPQQPATGAVSGGYIKRITNDAREDEMEENLTQVGSILGNLKNMALEMGNEIEAQNRKIDRITEKADTNNDRIDIANARAKKLIDS from the exons ATGGATAATCTGTCACCAGAAGAAATTCAGCTGAGAGCCCACCAGGTTACTGATGAGTCTCTGGAAAGTACAAGGAGAATCCTGGGTTTAGCCA GAGAGCAACTAAACCGCATAGAAGAAGGCATGgaccaaataaataaagacatgagagaggcagagaagactTTAACGGAACTCAACAAGTGCTGTGGCCTTTGTGTCTGTCCATGTAATAGGACAAAGAACTTTGAGTCCAGTAAGGCCTACAAGGCAACATGGGGAGATGGTGAAGACAACTCTCCTAGCAATGTAGTATCTAAGCAGCCAGGCCGAGTGACAAATGGGCAGCCTCAACAACCAGCCACTGGAGCAGTTAGCGGTGGATACATTAAACGTATAACTAATGATGCTAGAGAAGATGAGATGGAAGAGAACCTGACTCAAGTGGGCAGTATCCTAGGAAACCTAAAAAACATGGCCCTGGAAATGGGCAATGAGATCGAGGCTCAAAATCGAAAAATAGACCGGATCACAGAAAAGGCTGACACCAACAACGATCGTATTGATATTGCCAATGCCAGAGCAAAGAAACTCATTGACAGCTAA